In one Rugosibacter aromaticivorans genomic region, the following are encoded:
- the dnaG gene encoding DNA primase — protein MIPESFVQELLARIDIVDVVERYVPLRKGGANYSACCPFHSEKTPSFTVSPSKQFYHCFGCGAHGSAVGFVMQYSGIGFVEAIEELASSVGLSVPQTERHRSEQVKKAPLTELMARAMRFYREQLKISPKAVDYLRARGLTGEIAAKFGLGYAPDGWQGLQQVFPEYNDNALIECGLVISNDQGRRYDRFRDRVMFPILDQRGNVIGFGGRVIGEGEPKYLNSPETPLFEKGRELYGLPQARKAIQEEDTVLVVEGYMDVVGLAQHGVDNVVATLGTAATDANVQKLLKLASRVVFCFDRDSAGDRAAWRAMEVSLAHLADNKTVEILQMPGNQDPDEFIRTQGKEAFIHYTRNATRLSEFLVRELVKQNPLVTAENRAKLVHDAKPLLQKIAAPILRIQIVKEIATRAQVSQTEVEAQCELKPLTRNRYAPAQMKQRPVPSTIEHKLLKIVLHKPAWAAQLPLDLIDREQPAGAALLAIAEAIAHGELATGGLGIMIEFFRGTAHEPLAAAMATTSEEELDPAALEVVFNDAIAHLQHTQLTAEIEKLTAQARQGLNLQERQRLTDLLAKKRGPPLAATDTPL, from the coding sequence GTGATCCCCGAAAGCTTCGTCCAGGAATTACTTGCCCGCATCGATATCGTGGATGTGGTTGAGCGCTACGTGCCTTTACGCAAGGGCGGCGCGAATTACAGCGCCTGCTGTCCGTTTCACTCAGAAAAAACTCCCTCGTTTACGGTCAGCCCCAGTAAGCAGTTTTATCACTGCTTTGGCTGCGGGGCACATGGCAGTGCGGTGGGTTTTGTCATGCAATATTCTGGCATCGGCTTTGTAGAAGCAATTGAAGAGCTGGCATCATCGGTGGGATTATCGGTGCCACAAACCGAGCGCCATCGCAGCGAGCAGGTGAAAAAAGCGCCATTGACTGAATTAATGGCGCGCGCCATGCGGTTTTATCGCGAACAACTCAAAATTTCGCCCAAAGCGGTTGATTACCTCCGTGCCCGAGGGCTTACCGGCGAGATAGCCGCTAAATTTGGCCTTGGTTATGCCCCCGATGGCTGGCAGGGTTTGCAGCAGGTTTTCCCTGAATATAACGATAATGCATTGATTGAATGTGGTTTGGTCATTAGCAATGATCAGGGGCGTCGCTATGATCGATTTCGTGATCGGGTGATGTTTCCGATTCTTGATCAACGCGGCAATGTGATCGGGTTTGGCGGGCGCGTGATCGGCGAAGGGGAGCCCAAATATCTCAATTCACCCGAGACCCCGTTGTTTGAAAAAGGTCGCGAGCTGTATGGCTTACCCCAAGCCCGAAAAGCGATTCAAGAAGAAGATACCGTGCTGGTGGTTGAAGGCTATATGGATGTCGTGGGCCTGGCGCAACATGGCGTAGACAATGTCGTCGCCACGCTGGGCACTGCGGCGACCGATGCTAACGTGCAAAAACTGTTGAAGCTGGCAAGCCGTGTTGTTTTCTGTTTCGATCGGGATAGTGCCGGGGACCGTGCCGCCTGGCGCGCGATGGAGGTGAGCCTGGCGCACCTGGCGGATAACAAAACAGTTGAGATACTGCAAATGCCCGGCAACCAGGATCCGGACGAATTTATTCGCACACAAGGCAAAGAAGCCTTCATCCATTACACGCGAAACGCCACCCGCTTATCTGAATTTCTGGTGCGGGAATTGGTCAAGCAAAACCCGCTGGTGACGGCAGAAAACCGGGCAAAATTGGTGCATGACGCAAAGCCTTTGCTGCAAAAAATTGCGGCACCTATTTTAAGAATTCAAATCGTCAAAGAGATCGCTACCCGCGCCCAAGTATCGCAAACCGAGGTGGAAGCACAATGTGAGCTGAAACCACTTACCCGCAATCGGTATGCGCCGGCCCAAATGAAGCAGCGCCCGGTGCCATCGACTATTGAGCATAAATTGTTGAAAATCGTGCTGCATAAACCGGCGTGGGCAGCGCAGTTACCGCTGGATTTGATCGATCGCGAACAACCGGCAGGCGCCGCGCTGCTTGCAATTGCCGAGGCGATTGCACATGGTGAGCTGGCAACGGGAGGCTTGGGTATCATGATTGAGTTCTTTCGTGGCACGGCGCATGAGCCGCTAGCTGCGGCGATGGCGACAACCAGCGAAGAAGAGCTTGATCCAGCCGCCCTCGAAGTCGTTTTCAATGATGCGATCGCCCATCTTCAGCACACCCAACTCACCGCTGAAATTGAAAAACTAACGGCACAGGCGCGGCAAGGGCTCAATTTGCAAGAGCGCCAACGACTGACGGATTTGCTGGCAAAAAAACGCGGCCCTCCGCTTGCTGCGACGGATACCCCGCTCTGA
- a CDS encoding GatB/YqeY domain-containing protein, translating to MTLKDRISEDWKGAMKAGDRPRKEALSLLLAAIKQKQVDERIELNDDGVIAVIEKMLKQRKDSITQYEAAKRQDLADAEKFEAEVLSFYMPQAMDAVQIESIITASIHAVNAALPSDMGKVIAHIKPQVAGRADMGEVSRLVKAKLSALSGA from the coding sequence ATGACCCTTAAAGACCGTATTAGCGAAGACTGGAAAGGGGCCATGAAAGCGGGCGACCGACCGCGTAAAGAGGCGCTTTCTTTGTTGCTGGCAGCCATAAAACAAAAACAAGTGGATGAGCGGATTGAGCTGAATGACGATGGTGTCATCGCAGTGATTGAAAAAATGCTCAAACAGCGCAAGGATTCAATTACCCAGTACGAAGCTGCCAAGCGGCAAGATCTGGCAGACGCGGAAAAGTTTGAAGCGGAAGTGCTCTCTTTTTACATGCCGCAAGCGATGGACGCAGTGCAGATTGAGTCAATTATCACCGCCTCTATTCACGCTGTAAACGCAGCTTTGCCCTCAGATATGGGAAAAGTGATTGCACACATTAAGCCCCAAGTTGCTGGCCGCGCTGATATGGGCGAAGTCTCGCGTCTGGTTAAAGCCAAACTTAGTGCGCTAAGCGGCGCGTAA
- the rpsU gene encoding 30S ribosomal protein S21 produces MPGIRVKENEPFEVAVRRFKRTIEKVGLLTELRARTFYEKPTSERKRKAAAAVKRHKKRISSQLLPPKLY; encoded by the coding sequence ATGCCTGGTATTCGTGTCAAAGAAAATGAGCCTTTTGAAGTTGCTGTTCGTCGCTTCAAGCGCACTATTGAAAAAGTGGGCCTCCTCACCGAGCTGCGGGCTCGCACGTTCTACGAAAAGCCCACATCCGAGCGCAAGCGTAAAGCAGCGGCTGCGGTTAAACGGCATAAAAAGCGTATCAGCAGCCAGCTGCTGCCGCCAAAGTTGTATTGA
- the tsaD gene encoding tRNA (adenosine(37)-N6)-threonylcarbamoyltransferase complex transferase subunit TsaD, with protein sequence MRVLGIESSCDETGLALYDTERGLLAHAVHSQVAMHEVYGGVVPELASRDHIRRLIPLLTHVLAASGCTRRDIDAIAYTAGPGLAGALLVGASFAEALSQALNIPALPVHHLEGHLLSPLLAADAPDFPFIALLVSGGHTQLMCVTRVGAYELLGESLDDAAGEAFDKTAKLLGLGYPGGPALARLAATGKPGRFKLPRPMLTSGDLSFSFSGLKTAVLTLVRNTTLNETDRADLAAEFQEAVTEVIATKALAACRQRRLFRLVVAGGVGANLRLRQRLDATLSAAGGRVFYPELDLCTDNGAMIAFCGAQRLAQGLTQPMQPMSQGAFAIRPRWPLDQLSMDSLSTDSLSTDSSRP encoded by the coding sequence ATGCGAGTTTTAGGTATTGAATCTTCCTGCGACGAAACCGGACTGGCCCTCTACGACACCGAACGGGGCCTGCTAGCGCACGCCGTACACAGCCAGGTGGCTATGCATGAGGTGTATGGCGGTGTGGTGCCTGAACTGGCTTCACGCGATCACATTCGCCGCCTGATTCCCCTACTTACCCATGTGCTGGCGGCAAGCGGATGCACGCGCCGGGACATTGACGCTATTGCCTACACGGCGGGGCCGGGGCTGGCCGGGGCACTGCTGGTTGGCGCCAGTTTTGCCGAAGCGCTAAGCCAGGCGCTGAATATCCCTGCGCTGCCCGTGCATCATCTGGAAGGGCATCTGCTCTCACCCCTGCTCGCCGCCGATGCGCCGGATTTTCCTTTCATCGCGCTACTGGTTTCGGGTGGGCATACGCAATTAATGTGTGTCACCCGCGTGGGCGCCTATGAACTACTGGGTGAATCGCTGGACGATGCCGCGGGTGAAGCCTTCGATAAAACAGCCAAATTGTTAGGCCTAGGCTACCCAGGTGGGCCCGCACTGGCCAGACTCGCCGCAACAGGCAAGCCTGGCCGCTTCAAATTACCGCGCCCCATGCTTACGAGTGGTGATTTGTCCTTCAGCTTTTCGGGACTCAAAACAGCCGTATTGACACTGGTGCGCAACACAACGCTGAATGAGACTGATCGTGCCGATCTGGCCGCAGAGTTTCAAGAAGCAGTGACAGAAGTTATCGCGACCAAGGCTTTGGCGGCGTGTCGCCAGCGCCGACTTTTTCGCCTGGTAGTCGCTGGCGGCGTTGGCGCCAATCTGCGCTTGCGGCAGCGGCTGGATGCGACACTCTCTGCCGCAGGCGGGCGCGTGTTTTATCCTGAACTGGATTTATGCACCGATAACGGCGCAATGATTGCCTTTTGCGGCGCGCAACGCCTGGCTCAAGGCCTCACACAACCTATGCAGCCCATGAGCCAAGGCGCTTTCGCTATCCGCCCACGCTGGCCGCTGGATCAACTGTCGATGGATTCTTTGTCCACTGATTCTTTGTCCACCGATTCGTCGCGCCCTTGA
- the plsY gene encoding glycerol-3-phosphate 1-O-acyltransferase PlsY, with product MNIGLACLLGYFLGSLPFAVIVSRIFGLADPRSFGSGNPGATNVLRSGNKFAALLTLLGDTAKGWLAMFIAAKVLSSPSGGASAAVITVAGVAAFLGHVFPVTLGFKGGKGVATALGVLLGFSLALGGWVVAVWVLVAAVTRYSSLAALAAAASAPFIAMLRHERIEIVLAVALMSVVLIYRHRSNIQKLRAGTESRLGAKRASQGRDESVDKESVDKESIDS from the coding sequence ATGAACATCGGTTTAGCGTGTCTTCTCGGCTATTTTCTTGGATCCCTGCCCTTTGCCGTGATCGTCTCGCGCATTTTTGGCCTGGCTGATCCGCGCAGTTTTGGCTCGGGCAACCCAGGGGCCACCAATGTGCTGCGTTCGGGTAACAAGTTCGCCGCGTTATTGACCCTGCTGGGGGATACGGCCAAAGGCTGGTTGGCGATGTTCATTGCCGCAAAAGTCTTGAGCTCACCCTCGGGCGGCGCGAGTGCAGCGGTGATTACCGTGGCCGGTGTGGCCGCATTTCTCGGCCATGTGTTTCCGGTGACGCTGGGTTTTAAGGGCGGCAAGGGTGTAGCAACTGCGCTGGGTGTGCTGCTCGGTTTTTCACTCGCGTTAGGTGGCTGGGTGGTGGCTGTGTGGGTGCTGGTGGCTGCGGTGACACGGTATTCTTCACTGGCAGCGTTGGCAGCGGCAGCCAGTGCGCCCTTCATTGCCATGCTACGCCATGAACGCATCGAGATTGTGCTGGCGGTCGCGTTGATGTCCGTGGTGCTGATTTATCGGCATCGCTCGAATATCCAAAAACTGCGCGCGGGCACAGAAAGCCGCCTGGGTGCAAAGCGCGCTTCTCAAGGGCGCGACGAATCGGTGGACAAAGAATCAGTGGACAAAGAATCCATCGACAGTTGA
- a CDS encoding dihydroneopterin aldolase: MDLIFIEEMRVEALVGIFEREKVAPQTLEINLTFGVPDEAAQNDDIARTIRYDEVIERIRIELASRHFNLLEALGEYVIHLLLDEFGAPWVRISIAKLGIMQGVRRVGVQIERSREACLKVNHAGGAGDATA; this comes from the coding sequence GTGGATTTGATTTTCATCGAGGAAATGCGCGTCGAAGCGCTGGTGGGTATTTTCGAACGCGAGAAAGTCGCGCCACAAACGCTGGAGATCAACCTCACCTTCGGCGTGCCCGACGAGGCGGCGCAAAACGACGACATCGCACGCACCATCCGCTATGACGAAGTGATCGAACGCATCCGCATCGAGCTAGCCTCACGCCATTTCAATTTACTGGAAGCCCTTGGTGAATATGTCATTCATCTGCTGCTGGATGAATTTGGTGCGCCCTGGGTCAGAATCAGCATTGCCAAGCTTGGCATCATGCAAGGCGTGCGGCGCGTGGGTGTGCAGATCGAGCGCTCGCGCGAAGCCTGCCTAAAAGTCAACCACGCGGGTGGTGCTGGTGATGCAACTGCTTGA
- the xerD gene encoding site-specific tyrosine recombinase XerD encodes MNDIDAGLIDEFIDALWLVDGLAKNTLAGYRSDLQLFAFWLAPRATTLRAANEAAINDYLAHLHAREGGIKATSQRRLMASLKRFYRWLLDQGRMQADPLRNIERPKPIQRFPKTLAERQVTDLLDAPDINTAIGLRDRAMLELLYATGLRVSELIGLRLFELSLNDNVVRVLGKGSKERLVPLGEVAADWLARYLAGARGDLLGVHVSDAIFITARGAGMTRQMFWVLIKKYALHAGIPSQRISPHVLRHAFATHLLNHGADLRVVQLLLGHADISTTQIYTHVARERLKQLHHQHHPRG; translated from the coding sequence ATGAACGACATTGATGCCGGCTTAATCGACGAATTCATCGATGCACTTTGGTTGGTGGATGGCTTGGCGAAAAACACGCTGGCCGGGTATCGCAGCGACCTTCAGTTGTTTGCCTTCTGGCTGGCCCCACGTGCCACGACATTGCGTGCTGCCAATGAAGCGGCGATCAATGATTATCTGGCGCATTTGCATGCGCGTGAGGGCGGCATCAAAGCCACTAGTCAGCGGCGATTAATGGCGAGCCTAAAGCGGTTTTACCGCTGGTTGCTTGATCAGGGAAGAATGCAGGCCGACCCGTTGCGCAACATTGAAAGACCCAAACCCATTCAGCGGTTTCCTAAAACGCTGGCAGAAAGACAGGTGACGGATCTGCTCGATGCGCCGGATATCAACACCGCAATCGGATTGCGTGACCGCGCCATGCTCGAGCTGTTGTACGCCACGGGTTTGCGCGTGTCTGAACTCATCGGGCTGCGCTTGTTCGAGCTGAGTTTGAACGACAACGTGGTGCGCGTGCTGGGCAAGGGTTCAAAAGAGCGGCTGGTGCCGCTGGGCGAAGTGGCAGCCGATTGGCTGGCGCGTTACCTCGCCGGGGCGCGGGGCGACTTGCTGGGCGTGCATGTATCAGATGCCATTTTTATTACCGCGCGGGGCGCGGGCATGACACGGCAAATGTTCTGGGTGTTGATCAAGAAATACGCGCTGCATGCCGGTATTCCATCCCAACGTATTTCGCCGCATGTGTTGCGCCATGCATTTGCCACCCACCTGCTAAACCATGGCGCTGATTTGCGCGTGGTGCAACTGCTGTTAGGTCACGCCGATATTTCGACCACTCAGATTTACACGCATGTGGCTCGCGAGCGGCTCAAGCAGTTGCATCACCAGCACCACCCGCGTGGTTGA
- a CDS encoding methylated-DNA--[protein]-cysteine S-methyltransferase produces MTTPRLVKVASREPAQQIAPFAAILPAPSTMSDSNSAPFALGIRCNNDDITAIEYLAPCAAQVPQSLLAKEAVRQFNAWFADPAFVFGLPLAPAGTPFQRRVWEAIAAIPSGDTQSYGALATQIGSGPRAVGNACGANPYPLVVPCHRVIAADRGLGGFARQRGGFLLEVKRWLLQHERH; encoded by the coding sequence ATGACTACGCCTCGCCTGGTGAAAGTAGCCAGCCGCGAACCTGCGCAGCAGATTGCGCCCTTTGCCGCGATTTTGCCTGCACCATCGACGATGTCAGATAGCAACAGCGCACCGTTTGCTTTGGGCATTCGCTGTAATAACGATGACATTACCGCCATCGAATATCTCGCGCCCTGTGCTGCACAGGTACCGCAGTCATTGTTGGCAAAAGAGGCGGTGCGCCAGTTTAACGCCTGGTTTGCTGACCCCGCTTTTGTGTTTGGCTTGCCCCTGGCGCCTGCAGGCACGCCTTTTCAGCGCCGTGTGTGGGAGGCCATTGCGGCGATTCCGTCAGGGGATACGCAGAGCTACGGTGCGCTGGCCACGCAGATCGGCAGTGGGCCGCGCGCGGTAGGCAATGCCTGTGGTGCCAATCCGTATCCACTGGTGGTGCCGTGCCATCGTGTCATCGCGGCGGATCGCGGCTTGGGCGGCTTTGCTCGTCAGCGTGGCGGATTTTTGCTCGAGGTGAAGCGGTGGCTGTTGCAGCATGAACGACATTGA
- a CDS encoding chalcone isomerase family protein: MKKVIAAIWMICAVPALMAATPAFAAVTVAGVKFDEAAKVGAGDTVLNGAGVRGVFFLNAYAIGLYLPKKQTDAADAYQVKGAKRLRVVVLMESPAERLAQSLAKGIEKNHDTEAMARLKPRLDVFKAALLTIGTAHSGDVADFDWLPNEKDGVLRLTLNGKKQGEDIEGEDFYQALMTVWLGERPADHALKAALLGQVKAP; the protein is encoded by the coding sequence ATGAAAAAAGTGATCGCTGCGATCTGGATGATTTGTGCTGTTCCTGCGCTGATGGCCGCCACGCCCGCCTTTGCTGCAGTGACTGTGGCCGGTGTCAAATTTGATGAGGCGGCAAAAGTCGGCGCTGGGGATACGGTGCTCAATGGTGCTGGCGTGCGGGGTGTTTTTTTTCTCAATGCGTATGCCATTGGTTTGTATCTGCCAAAAAAACAGACCGATGCCGCCGATGCTTATCAGGTGAAAGGGGCTAAGCGTCTGCGTGTCGTTGTGTTGATGGAATCGCCTGCTGAGCGCCTGGCCCAATCGCTGGCCAAAGGCATTGAGAAAAATCATGACACAGAAGCGATGGCGCGCCTAAAACCCCGATTGGATGTATTCAAGGCTGCCTTGTTGACCATTGGCACGGCGCATTCGGGTGATGTGGCTGATTTTGACTGGTTGCCCAACGAAAAAGACGGGGTACTGCGTTTAACGCTCAATGGCAAAAAACAGGGGGAAGACATCGAGGGGGAAGATTTTTATCAGGCACTCATGACCGTCTGGCTGGGTGAGAGACCGGCTGATCACGCCTTGAAAGCGGCCCTTCTGGGCCAAGTCAAAGCGCCATGA
- a CDS encoding extracellular solute-binding protein, with the protein MVSRRTGHEETHVQYGEVYWAKHSSKYRNNNHPKQTLVQRRSVHVFYYTEEVKLTGINKYFLGVLGGLVCLTLNFSTPAFAQEIILRHALDGKAQDALATLVLRFNDHIKGQGRVILQDVRSLDNKRPLPLLALLNADDSMNFFTARITFMPLHTLMRNYGQPLNTSLFYPQMLDAVADSTGQPQALPMGMSLPVLLINRGQVPRAAKTIDLSPRTWLDVQNLAGTLSDNGVKCPLTSSRFAWVHLENTASQHGEQMDIRTGRSEKVKANNLMNVKHLALLASWQKSHYFTYFGPDAEANQRFLQGECAMITGESALYVAARATGMDVTLAPLPYYDDAYGAQREKVLPDGAALWVLPGQPKAAYALAARFVSYLLQPDVQRDWVRASGSLPMTPGALAALRESGMPAALADAAEQRLAASRADSTRIHPGALRDRLHLALDEQVALVWSTPRSAKQALDTATLRANSPSSGGSKTKAARRRK; encoded by the coding sequence TTGGTAAGCAGACGCACCGGGCATGAAGAGACTCATGTACAGTACGGCGAAGTCTATTGGGCCAAGCACAGCAGCAAGTATCGCAACAATAATCATCCTAAGCAAACGCTGGTGCAGCGTCGCTCGGTGCACGTTTTTTATTACACGGAGGAAGTGAAATTGACCGGCATCAATAAATATTTTCTGGGCGTACTCGGTGGTCTTGTTTGCCTAACGTTAAACTTTTCTACGCCGGCATTTGCGCAAGAAATCATCTTGCGTCATGCCTTGGATGGCAAAGCGCAAGATGCCCTTGCGACGCTGGTTTTGCGCTTTAACGATCACATCAAAGGCCAGGGTCGGGTCATTTTGCAAGATGTGCGCAGTCTCGATAATAAACGTCCACTGCCGCTACTGGCCTTGTTGAATGCCGATGACAGCATGAATTTTTTTACTGCACGCATCACATTCATGCCCCTGCACACGCTGATGCGCAACTATGGCCAGCCGCTCAATACAAGCCTCTTCTATCCGCAAATGCTGGATGCTGTTGCGGATAGCACGGGACAACCGCAAGCCTTGCCTATGGGGATGTCACTACCCGTCCTGTTGATCAATCGCGGGCAGGTGCCGCGCGCTGCAAAAACGATTGATCTCTCGCCACGCACTTGGCTGGACGTACAAAATCTCGCAGGCACGCTGTCTGACAATGGCGTTAAATGTCCGTTAACCAGTAGCCGCTTCGCCTGGGTGCATCTCGAGAACACCGCATCCCAACATGGCGAACAGATGGATATTCGCACTGGTCGCAGTGAAAAAGTGAAGGCGAATAACCTCATGAACGTAAAGCACCTGGCGTTGCTGGCCAGTTGGCAAAAGAGCCACTACTTTACGTACTTCGGGCCGGACGCTGAGGCCAACCAGCGCTTTTTGCAGGGCGAATGCGCCATGATTACCGGCGAATCCGCCCTGTATGTCGCTGCTCGCGCTACCGGCATGGATGTCACCCTTGCCCCGCTGCCTTATTACGACGATGCGTATGGCGCACAACGCGAAAAGGTACTGCCCGATGGCGCCGCGTTGTGGGTGCTTCCCGGTCAACCCAAAGCTGCGTATGCGCTTGCCGCTCGCTTCGTGAGCTATCTGTTGCAGCCTGACGTGCAACGCGATTGGGTGCGCGCCAGCGGCTCGTTGCCCATGACGCCGGGGGCACTAGCCGCACTGCGCGAATCAGGCATGCCCGCTGCCCTCGCAGACGCAGCCGAGCAACGGCTTGCTGCCTCGCGCGCTGACAGCACGCGCATTCATCCCGGCGCATTGCGTGACCGCTTACACCTGGCGCTGGATGAGCAAGTTGCCCTCGTCTGGAGCACACCACGCTCAGCCAAACAAGCCTTGGATACCGCCACACTGCGCGCCAATTCGCCTTCTTCAGGCGGCTCGAAAACCAAGGCAGCGCGGCGGCGCAAGTGA
- the ugpQ gene encoding glycerophosphodiester phosphodiesterase, whose protein sequence is MILQTIPHLIRYPRIIAHRCGGALAPENTLAGMRIAARLGCRGVEFDVALTADGVPILMHDATLERTTNGAGFLATKTAAEIACLDAGGKHHRAFAVEPAPTFQAALQTCAELGLWANVEIKPTPGTEAETGRVVANLVAGIGPGTVLLSSFSVLALQQALHVAPAIPRALLTETIPADWRDQLVAAGASALHTAASGITVDLIAPLCHSRIQLACYTVNDRATAATLFAAGVSAIFTDRLDLWMPEEM, encoded by the coding sequence GTGATCCTGCAAACGATCCCGCACCTGATCCGTTATCCACGCATCATCGCGCATCGCTGTGGCGGCGCGCTGGCGCCAGAAAATACCCTGGCCGGAATGCGCATTGCAGCACGCCTGGGATGCCGAGGCGTGGAGTTTGATGTCGCGTTGACAGCCGATGGCGTACCCATCCTGATGCACGATGCAACGCTGGAGCGGACCACCAATGGCGCAGGGTTCCTCGCCACTAAAACTGCTGCGGAAATCGCCTGCCTCGACGCCGGCGGCAAACATCATCGCGCATTCGCCGTCGAGCCAGCGCCGACTTTTCAGGCGGCCTTGCAAACCTGCGCCGAACTCGGCCTGTGGGCAAATGTGGAGATCAAGCCCACCCCCGGCACAGAAGCCGAAACGGGGCGTGTCGTTGCAAATCTGGTCGCAGGGATCGGTCCGGGCACTGTCTTGCTGTCGTCATTTTCTGTGCTGGCGCTGCAACAGGCGCTGCATGTTGCCCCGGCCATACCACGTGCGTTACTGACCGAAACGATTCCTGCCGACTGGCGCGATCAACTGGTAGCCGCCGGGGCGTCGGCGCTGCATACTGCGGCGTCAGGCATTACCGTAGACCTCATCGCGCCGCTTTGTCACAGCCGAATCCAGCTTGCCTGTTATACCGTGAATGATCGCGCTACCGCAGCAACGCTGTTCGCCGCAGGCGTCAGCGCAATTTTCACCGACCGCCTTGATCTCTGGATGCCGGAAGAAATGTAA
- a CDS encoding efflux transporter outer membrane subunit, giving the protein MKIETSNAVFLSVLWLASCAVGPDYKRPDVETPSAYKEAEGWKQANPRDEARIGNWWELYCDAQLNELVQQVTVSNQNVRAAQAQYRQAAALLDATQAQYFPTVSTGVSGSRGQGAASPSSTSTVTPGTPIRNTVRVSLNASWEADVWGRIRRDVEANEALTQVSAADLRAALLSAQATLVQSYLQLRVLDAQRRMLDEIVVAYERSLQITKNRYEAGVTGRVDVVQAESQLKSTQAQAIDLGVQRAQFEHMIAMLIGKTPANFHLEPNGLVPALPVITLSLPSQLLERRPDIAAAERNMAAANAQIGVAQAAYFPDLTISGAGGYQRSSFSQLLTLPNRFWSLGPALALTLFDAGARSAQKAQAVAGYDKNVARYRQTVLGAFQEVEDNLAALRILANEAEPQKTAALAAAEALMLTNNQYLAGTVSYLNVVTTQATALAATRSELDITGRRLVASAALFKALGGDWHAH; this is encoded by the coding sequence ATGAAGATAGAGACCTCGAACGCTGTTTTCTTGTCTGTACTATGGCTGGCGAGCTGTGCCGTTGGCCCCGATTACAAGCGGCCCGATGTCGAAACACCGAGTGCCTATAAGGAAGCCGAAGGCTGGAAGCAGGCCAACCCGCGTGACGAGGCCCGGATCGGCAATTGGTGGGAGCTGTATTGCGATGCGCAATTGAATGAGCTAGTGCAGCAAGTGACGGTGTCGAACCAGAACGTCCGTGCGGCTCAAGCACAGTATCGCCAGGCTGCAGCGCTACTTGATGCAACACAGGCTCAGTACTTCCCCACAGTATCTACCGGCGTATCCGGCAGTCGCGGCCAGGGCGCGGCGTCACCCTCGAGCACTTCGACGGTGACGCCGGGAACCCCCATCCGCAACACCGTGCGGGTATCGCTCAACGCCAGTTGGGAAGCGGATGTGTGGGGGCGCATTCGCCGTGATGTCGAAGCGAATGAAGCCTTGACACAGGTAAGCGCTGCAGACCTACGCGCCGCGCTGCTCAGCGCGCAAGCTACGCTGGTGCAATCGTATCTGCAACTGCGTGTGCTCGATGCCCAACGCCGCATGCTTGATGAAATCGTCGTTGCGTATGAACGCTCTCTGCAAATCACCAAGAACCGTTATGAAGCCGGCGTCACCGGCCGTGTCGATGTGGTACAAGCTGAAAGCCAGCTCAAATCGACACAGGCACAAGCCATTGATCTCGGTGTGCAACGTGCGCAATTTGAACATATGATCGCCATGTTGATTGGCAAAACCCCGGCGAATTTCCACCTGGAACCGAACGGCCTGGTGCCTGCCTTACCCGTGATTACGCTCTCGCTGCCCTCTCAATTGCTCGAACGCCGGCCCGATATTGCCGCTGCAGAACGCAACATGGCAGCGGCAAATGCGCAGATCGGTGTAGCACAGGCAGCCTATTTCCCTGATTTGACCATCAGCGGCGCAGGTGGCTACCAGCGTTCCAGTTTCTCCCAGTTGCTGACGCTGCCCAACCGCTTCTGGTCGCTTGGCCCGGCACTCGCTTTGACCCTGTTCGATGCGGGCGCAAGGTCGGCACAAAAAGCACAGGCGGTTGCTGGCTATGACAAGAATGTCGCACGCTACCGGCAAACAGTGCTCGGTGCATTCCAGGAGGTAGAAGACAATCTCGCTGCGCTGCGTATCCTGGCAAATGAGGCCGAGCCGCAAAAAACAGCAGCGTTGGCCGCCGCTGAAGCACTGATGCTGACCAATAACCAGTATCTAGCCGGCACGGTAAGCTATCTGAATGTCGTAACGACCCAGGCAACAGCGCTTGCCGCCACACGTAGCGAACTCGACATCACTGGCCGCAGGCTGGTGGCGAGTGCTGCTTTGTTCAAGGCACTTGGGGGAGATTGGCATGCACATTGA